In Telopea speciosissima isolate NSW1024214 ecotype Mountain lineage chromosome 10, Tspe_v1, whole genome shotgun sequence, the DNA window ATATAATTTTGTGCCACtcctttttttaaataactGTTTTATATCCTAGTATATAATTTGAATGCTACCCATTGAGGTTCTCGTCCCATCGTGTTGGCTAGTTTGCTTTTGTCCACCTTCCATACAAAATACACCTCCTTGCTATGTACAAAAAAGAAAGGTAATGTACCAAAGTGAGGGATATAATATAGCAGAAATATTGGTTAAATGCAAATAAAgaggaaatcaaagaaaaaaatatagaatGCAATCTCCTCTAACTGTTATAGGAATTTCATGCTCATACCAGGGTCCATTGGTTCTGGTTTTTGTCAAGAATTACTAGTGCTTAGTTTTGAGGGTGGCTGAAATAATGGGACAAATCCAATGATTTATTGTTACTCCATTTCTCTTCAACCTTGTAATTCAGTAGTATTTCTGTAATTAGTTTGGTTTAGAGTCGGCAGTGTAACATCATCTTGAGCACTGGAGTCCGCAGGTTTAGTTGGGATTTTTACAACTGTTCTTCATGCTGGAAGACCAACATGTATAGTTTTGTGATGGTATTTGAGTGGTAACGTTCTCATGTTCTAAAGAGTATTGAAAGTTTTAGTAGGAGTTGGTTTCTCAAGTGTCTATGTTAAGCAGATTGTAATAGTTTTGGTTGATGAAGGATTAAAATTTTAACTTAATTGTTCCCATGGGCCATGGCATGGTTTCCTTCAATTCCTAGGTGTATCGTcaatgttttcttattttttcttcttatttacaCGCCTTCTTTTATTTAGCAGCTTACAGGACCATTATTAAGAACTAAATCTTGCCGACGGAATATCATAGTTGAGAGTATACAGTCGCACGTCATATGCAATAGTTCTTGTTTTTACAGAATAGATTTGTTTCTCCATCTTTTACAAGAGTATACTTGATCAAAACATGATTTACATTTACAGGTGAATGTTCCAAAGACAAAGAAGACCTATTGCAAGAGCAAGGAGTGCAAGAAGCACACCTTGCACAAGGTCACCCAGTACAAGAAAGGTAAGGATAGCCTTGCTGCCCAAGGGAAGCGTCGTTATGATCGTAAGCAGTCTGGCTATGGTGGACAGACCAAGCCTGTCTTCCACAAGAAGGTGAAATTCAGCTCCAgcagtttttttcttcttcttctctccttttattttattttttttatttttatgcatGCTTCTTTAGATGAAAGAACTTCTGTCCCATTTTGCATGCATTGTGTTCCTAATAGTAAGAGGTTGTTTGGTGTATTGACTCGCAAGATTattgtttgaactttgatgaGATTAAGCTGAATGGTGTTTCCAACCCTGCAGGCTAAAACTACCAAGAAGATTGTACTCAGACTGCAATGCCAAGGTTGCAAACATGTGTCCCAGCACGCCATCAAGGTTAGCATCCTTGACATGATATGTtggtgttttttctttcttctactaCTTCCCCTGCCTTTTGGTCTCAATTAGTGTTTCATTTGTTGTATGTTTTTGTAGCGGTGCAAGCATTTTGAGATTGGTGGGGACAAGAAGGGAAAGGGAACTTCTCTATTCTAGATGACACCATTGGAATTCTGTCAATCCATTATAGGATTGTCCTTACTGAATTGTTCTGTACTGTTTCAAGTGTGGTAACAGTAGTTTCCAGTCAATTTTGGATCTTCTTTGCAATTCATGATCTTAGCAGGATTTATTTAAGTTTAAGAGAATTTACAGTGTTAAGTATAGTTGTAGTGAcatgttttgcatgttccagGTACGGTTGGTAATTTCGGATCAGATCGGTCAAAATCGTCCGGATTGGATTGGTATTGGCCTATACTGATCCCAAATATTACTCATGCTGTCAGGGTATTAGTCTATAGTTGTTCCGACCGAGTGCCCAAATCTTGGGATCGGATTGGTAGGTgttgtgattttttttatttattttttgcttttcatatttttaaaatACTTTCTGACCTAGCAAAATctttttttgatcattttttaccGATACGGACCAATATCGGCCTGTGCCGATTCCAACCTGGTATTACTATCCATGGTTCCAGGTGACTGTTCCTACAATGGTTTGTACCCTATTATTCGatgttatttgaaaattttatagcTGTTTGTAACATATTGTGGACCAAATTACACCATTCCCCTCCTGGAAATTCTCTTGGAATTTTATAGTTAAACCGTTTCCCTCTTGGAAATTCTCTCGTGACCGAAATGGAATAGGGGAAATCCCCTGTTCAAAAAAAGAACTACTTTGCATTCAGCTTGCACCATTGGAAGAAGTTTCTTCAATGTGTCGAGCTTTCAGGTCTGCAttacagaggattttaatccgaTTTTAGATCTTTCTTCAATTCCTGCGTGGAATGGTCTTGAAATGATATTTATGCAATATTTGCAAGGTAATTTCGATTATTGGTAAATAGTGGTAGACTTTGACTGCTATATTTGGATATCATTGCAAGGTAATATCGATTAGTTGTAAATAGAATTTGACTTTGATAGCTATTTGTGGATGTCTTTTTCCTTCACGCAACTTTCCTTAAAAagaataattgaaaaaaaaaaagagcgaaGGAACCGAATGTTCTTTTAGCTATTGGTTGCTGTTCTTTCTCTTTAAGCAGCGtgacagaaaactttttccaaaaGTTAAAGTTACAGTTTGCCTCCACCTATAAAGGATAGTCGCTCACCATCCTACGATTCACAATTCCCTCCTAGGATTTTGGTAtcttccaaaataccctcctcaTATCCATTCCCGTCCTCTGTCCTCTGCGAATGAGATTGTGGGTCGTGGGTGGAAGGAACAGTTCTGTAAGTTTTATTGATCGTCTTTCTTGAAAACATGCAAGTTTGGGAAGTATTGTAGAAAATCTTCAAAGTTGACTCAAGTGTGTGTTCCTAGACTGGCTCTCCTATTAACCTTACAAGTTACACGTAAAAGCTGAAGCAAAAGACCCCATTCCTAATCAGCTTCAATCCAAATATTGATCTTGATCAGATATGAATACATTTCTAGATCCATTGATGGATGCGGACCTAATGAGAGTA includes these proteins:
- the LOC122641564 gene encoding 60S ribosomal protein L44, with translation MVNVPKTKKTYCKSKECKKHTLHKVTQYKKGKDSLAAQGKRRYDRKQSGYGGQTKPVFHKKAKTTKKIVLRLQCQGCKHVSQHAIKRCKHFEIGGDKKGKGTSLF